The genomic DNA AGAGAGGCAGTAGGCTAGAGAGATTCCAATCAGCTGGAaataaaatacaagcaaaattaaacacacacatacacacaaagcttAAAGACCTCAGGATACAGGTATATTCTCCTTTCACTGCTAATTCACTACCAATTTCCTTAAGCTTTTTTTCTAGAGTAAGCATATAAGTGAAGTCTAACTACTACTGTGATCTGGAATTTCACAACCACCACTGACAAAAATCACTCAGGAAAATCTTGAAGTTTGGGGAAACTTTTCTTACTCTTCCTCTCAGTTATCAGAGCAAAAAGGATATGGCTTAGAATATGCATCTCATCAAGTAAAATGTCCATCTATCAAGGCAGAGATTCTCTTGGAGGATTCTAAAACAGTgctgtgatgatgaaaatgttctgcaaTACCTGTTCTGTCCAACACggtggccactagccacataACTTTTGAAAGGTGGCTAGCGGCTATTAGTGCAGATTCAGACAGACCTAGCAGGGCAGGTCTTAGAGAACTCTGTagttgtggaaaacagtgtgggaAAACATAAGATGCAAGACAACCAAAAATTGGAATGAAAAGAGCGAAACTACTACATCTCTACTGTGATGAGCAACTGAGAGTTTTGTGAAAATATGACTCCTCTAAAATGCCCTTGCTAACCAGGGCCCTGAAGCAAAAACTGAAGCCTTCAAAGTGGAAATCTTATAGCTTACACCTAACAAGAGTGATGAAACATTTCCTAACTACAAGGACTTACCTGGAAGCAAGCAACTCCAAAAGAAATTCCCGCAACAACTCCCATTTCTGACTCTATAATGGTCATCACCTTTATAAAACAACcctaatggaagagaaaaaaaaacattaagtaCAGCTCAAACCATAATAAATACTTTGATCACACATCTCTGTGAAAGATGAGCTACCTTAGCCTTTGAttgttcttttattaaaatttattctttcataacAAATCCTGTCTCCTTTGAGGAACACAGGTTCCACCTTTTGGATTATGCATTTAAGTGTGAAATCAAGTCACCaattttctgagcttcagtttcctcatttattcaaTGAGAATAACACCTGCTCTGCCCTATTTCAGATCACATGTATTGtgagtaaaaattaaattctttttttactcCTTACTTCATTGTTTACTTTATCTGCATCTCTCTGAGGAGAACAACCTTCAAGTTTACAGCAGCTCTTGGGAAATCCTTTTTCTGAGTAATAATTAGTATCTTCCCAATCTCTATAGTCGGTGACACCACAACAATgcaactgaaaaaaatccaacagAAGCATTTATAGTTCATATTACCACTTTGTAGTCAAACAATTAAACCATCATCTTAGATTATACTTGGTGATCTCTATCTTAAGACATATTTTAAAGCAGCTGTTCTCTACTGGCATTATAATTCATGAGATAAGCACTTTGGGACTGGCCTTACTTTCAGTGCTACAGTACAAATGGACAACGTCTGGTAGGCAGGGCCCTATCCTCTTCTCTGAGGGAATAAGGAATGTGTTCCCCTCTTGAGAAGCCACCACCTATGACCACTTACCGTATTTTGGATCTTGTCTACTGCATCGCTTCTATAATCTCCCGTAGCGTTATATTGCTTTAAAGCTTTGTCATAATTATTCTTAAAGCTGTTCTTAATCTACAGCAAAGAAACACAAGGCCAGTAAACAAAGATTTTAGAATGTTCTTTTGGTTTCTACGTCAAATAAGAAATTCCCACATCTGACCAATGGTCCTATCTTTGATAGCAGCAATGTGTATGGTAATTAACTTCTATGGTCCAATCCTGTCTTCTAAGCAATGTAAGTTTAGCTAAGGGGATTCCTAAGCAAAACATGCCAGTAAAAGATGATAACGACTAGAAGTTCAAAGTGCTATGGGAACATGTATTTATTCAAGTGGCAGCTTCCTTCTGCTAtatctcctcccaccctcaatCTTTCTTCACTTTCAATTGAGTACACATTTGATGCCTATGGGATTTTTTTAAGCTACAAAATCTCACTCTGGGAGAATGCACTACCACTTTGCACTACCACTCTCATTGATGAGCCCTTAGTACTCATTGAATGACTTCCTAACCCCAGATTTATTAAGGTTTTGATGAGTGGAGAAGGTATCAATTTtgtgctttaaatattttcctatcGCTGAAGTTATAAATTGTACTATCTACACTTTAATAGGTACTTATACACAGAAAAAATGACTGCAAATACAAATAATTACGGGTACCTTCAATTTTCTTCTGGTGACTATCAGTCTTTACCAAAAAAGTGGGCTAGGTTTTTTTTACCAGAAAGTCATTACTGTCAGCTACAGGTTGAAAAGTCAGCTTTAAACACAGCTGtaagtgattttttaaactaGTGAAAGCTGTCGCTTAACTCTATTACTTAAATTTATCCAGCTTTATCTCTTAGAGGATAAATTTTCACATATTAAGGTTCCCAAACTCAAGCTTACCTCATGTCTGAAAACAAATCCTACGATGGCAGCGACCAGTTCAACCAAAAAAATGAGAGTCAGAAACATTGCATACTGcaggataaaaagaaaagtcCAAGTCAGTCTATACATCACAGCTGCAAAGGGAGTCAATGTTCAGCACGTTTTTATGGAAAAGGGCAGGGAAAACACAACAAAGGTGGGAATTGGCAGCTACACTGTTACTTGCTAAGTTTTcataaggaagaggaaaaatcAAAAAGGGCCATGCCTAGTTCCAAGAAACAAAGCC from Balaenoptera acutorostrata chromosome X, mBalAcu1.1, whole genome shotgun sequence includes the following:
- the TSPAN6 gene encoding tetraspanin-6 isoform X2; this encodes MASPSRRLQTKPVITCFKSVLLIYTFIFWITGVILLAVGIWGKYAMFLTLIFLVELVAAIVGFVFRHEIKNSFKNNYDKALKQYNATGDYRSDAVDKIQNTLHCCGVTDYRDWEDTNYYSEKGFPKSCCKLEGCSPQRDADKVNNEGCFIKVMTIIESEMGVVAGISFGVACFQLIGISLAYCLSRAITNNQYEIV
- the TSPAN6 gene encoding tetraspanin-6 isoform X3, which encodes MASPSRRLQTKPVITCFKSVLLIYTFIFWYAMFLTLIFLVELVAAIVGFVFRHEIKNSFKNNYDKALKQYNATGDYRSDAVDKIQNTLHCCGVTDYRDWEDTNYYSEKGFPKSCCKLEGCSPQRDADKVNNEGCFIKVMTIIESEMGVVAGISFGVACFQLIGISLAYCLSRAITNNQYEIV
- the TSPAN6 gene encoding tetraspanin-6 isoform X1; translation: MASPSRRLQTKPVITCFKSVLLIYTFIFWITGVILLAVGIWGKVSLENYFSLLNEKATNVPFVLIGTGTVIILLGTFGCFATCRASAWMLKLYAMFLTLIFLVELVAAIVGFVFRHEIKNSFKNNYDKALKQYNATGDYRSDAVDKIQNTLHCCGVTDYRDWEDTNYYSEKGFPKSCCKLEGCSPQRDADKVNNEGCFIKVMTIIESEMGVVAGISFGVACFQLIGISLAYCLSRAITNNQYEIV